A window of Ictidomys tridecemlineatus isolate mIctTri1 chromosome 1, mIctTri1.hap1, whole genome shotgun sequence contains these coding sequences:
- the Fam114a2 gene encoding protein FAM114A2 → MSDKDDVESQVITEATLVLEEGNHEPANNTESVDQSAKPDSKSEPVVSTRKRPEVKSSSDLETPEVLPVQEPVSKDVPQTGWGYWGSWGKSLLSSASATVATVGQGISNVIEKAETSLGIPSPSEISAEVKFAAGETNAKENESSSPVMGPFGVFSTISTAVQSTGKSVISGGLDALEFIGKKTMDVIAEGDPGFKRTKGLMNRNSTLSQVLREAKEKEELWTSNEVTMETDKKTHYGLLFDEFQGLSHLEALEMLSRESEIKVKSILNSLSGEELEALKFELEQLKEAFSLAEFCEEEEEEKKGDEDFTKEVTELFSQLHVSSKPEKLARARSTAYEWIRAFPTTPLAKKEEEEKQSETENTEEVNKNSIEDIHAFAIRSLAELTACSIELFHKTAALVLHGGKQEVTAIERSQTLSQMTIVLCKELSCLSKEFTTCLTTAGIKEKADVLNPLITAVFLEASNSASYIQDAFQLLLPVLQISLIENRTELPRQELQVQRPLPEH, encoded by the exons ATGTCAGATAAAGATGATGTTGAGAGTCAAGTGATAACTGAAGCAACCCTGGTTCTTGAAGAAGGAAACCATGAGCCAGCCAATAATACTGAGTCTGTTGACCAAAGTGCTAAGCCAGATAGTAAATCTGAACCCGTAGTGTCGACTCGGAAAAGGCCAGAGGTCAAATCTTCTAGTGATCTTGAAACTCCAGAAGTTCTCCCTGTTCAG GAGCCTGTTTCCAAAGATGTACCCCAGACTGGATGGGGGTATTGGGGAAGTTGGGGAAAGTCCTTACTTTCTTCAGCCTCAGCTACAGTAGCCACAGTAG GACAAGGTATTTCAAATGTCATCGAGAAGGCAGAGACTTCTCTCGGGATCCCTAGTCCCAGTGAAATTTCAGCTGAAGTCAAGTTTGCAGCAG GAGAGACAAATGCCAAAGAGAATGAAAGCTCCTCCCCAGTCATGGGGCCATTTGGTGTATTCTCGACCATTTCTACAGCTGTTCAGAGCACA GGAAAGAGTGTTATCAGTGGGGGTTTGGATGCCTTAGAATTCATTGGAAAAAAGACAATGGATGTAATAGCAGAAGGAGATCCTGGATTTAAAAGAACCAAGGGTCTGATGAATCGGAATTCTACATTGTCTCAG GTCTTAAGAGAggcaaaggagaaagaagagctgTGGACCTCCAATGAGGTTACCATGGAAACTGACAAGAAAACTCATTATGGGCTACTCTTTGATGAATTTCAAGGCCTTTCACACCTAGAAGCTCTGGAGATGCTTTCCCgagaaagtgaaataaag GTGAAATCTATACTTAATTCTTTAAGTGGAGAAGAATTAGAGGCACTAAAGTTTGAATTAGAGCAACTCAAAGAAGCATTTTCCCTGGCAGAGTTTtgtgaagaagaggaagaagagaaaaaag GGGATGAAGATTTTACCAAAGAGGTAACAGAGCTGTTTTCTCAACTGCACGTCTCCTCCAAACCAGAGAAACTTGCTAGG GCAAGAAGTACTGCCTATGAATGGATCAGGGCATTTCCGACCACACCATtagcaaagaaagaagaagaagaaaaacagtcagagacagaaaatactgaagaagtcaataaaaattcaatagag GATATCCATGCATTTGCAATTCGAAGCCTAGCGGAATTGACTGCCTGCTCTATTGAACTATTTCACAAAACAGCAGCGTTAGTTCTGCATGGTGGGAAGCAGGAAGTGACAGCCATAGAAAGGAGCCAAACTCTTTCCCA gATGACAATTGTATTGTGTAAAGAGTTGTCCTGTCTGTCTAAAGAGTTTACCACCTGCCTAACAACTGCTGGG ATTAAAGAAAAGGCAGATGTCCTGAATCCATTAATCACTGCAGTCTTTCTAGAG GCATCAAATAGTGCCTCTTACATCCAGGATGCTTTTCAGCTACTCTTACCTGTGCTGCAGATCTCTCTCATTGAGAACAGGACGGAATTACCCAGGCAGGAGCTACAAGTCCAGAGGCCTTTGCCAGAACATTGA